One Catillopecten margaritatus gill symbiont DNA window includes the following coding sequences:
- the surE gene encoding 5'-nucleotidase SurE: MKILISNDDGFDAQGIKTLVQYLSKENEVVVVAPNENKSASSSSLTLNRALQPIEIKKNIYSVDATPSDCVHLALSGMLDETFDLVVTGINFGANLGDDVIYSGTVAGAIEGRFLGLPSLAISLASWEGKHFETAGIITQRLVAQISHASLSHDTVLNINIPDVPIDEIQGIQTTRLGKRHQSEKSTVDENDASKFWIGENGKEANNGVGTDFHAIANHFVSVTPLQIDLTKYNEMDTVATWLNTLK; encoded by the coding sequence ATGAAAATATTAATCAGTAACGACGATGGTTTTGATGCACAAGGTATCAAAACTTTGGTGCAATATTTATCCAAAGAGAACGAGGTCGTTGTCGTTGCACCAAATGAAAACAAATCTGCGTCTAGCAGTTCTTTGACGCTGAATCGGGCGTTACAGCCAATTGAAATTAAAAAAAATATTTATAGTGTTGATGCTACGCCGAGTGATTGCGTGCATTTGGCACTCAGTGGAATGCTGGATGAAACTTTTGATTTAGTGGTAACGGGGATTAATTTTGGGGCGAATTTGGGCGATGATGTGATTTATTCTGGCACGGTTGCGGGGGCGATTGAAGGGCGATTTTTAGGGTTGCCTTCGTTGGCTATTTCGTTGGCGAGTTGGGAGGGCAAGCACTTTGAAACGGCGGGCATCATCACACAAAGATTAGTCGCACAAATTTCTCACGCATCGTTATCGCACGATACGGTTTTGAATATCAATATTCCCGATGTGCCGATTGATGAAATTCAAGGGATACAAACCACCCGATTAGGCAAACGCCACCAGTCGGAAAAAAGCACAGTTGATGAAAATGATGCGTCAAAATTTTGGATTGGTGAAAATGGCAAAGAAGCCAATAATGGTGTGGGCACGGATTTTCATGCGATTGCAAACCATTTTGTCTCAGTTACGCCATTACAAATTGATTTGACTAAATATAATGAAATGGATACAGTTGCGACATGGTTAAACACACTCAAATAA
- a CDS encoding IS1595 family transposase ISBaz1: MKRKNKYYNRSRLSEAKFREVIKYFSVDLSATQIAQLTNLNLNTVNKILTLVRIRIFELSDQYQLQSAPLVGQIEVDESYFGARRVRGKRGRGARGKIIVFGLLKRGDKVYTQIIEKCDRITLHSIIKDKTSTDSIINSDGWRGYNGLVDFGYKKHYRVHHGKNEFARGNSHINGIESFWGYAKIRLVKFKGMNKKMFKYHLKECEFRFNNRKQDMYKILLDNFRKEPLN; the protein is encoded by the coding sequence ATGAAAAGGAAAAATAAGTATTACAACCGTTCAAGACTTTCAGAGGCAAAATTTAGAGAAGTTATTAAATATTTTTCAGTGGATTTAAGCGCTACTCAAATAGCACAATTAACCAATCTAAATTTAAACACTGTTAATAAAATTTTGACACTTGTAAGGATAAGAATTTTTGAATTATCAGACCAATATCAACTTCAATCTGCCCCACTAGTGGGGCAGATTGAAGTTGATGAAAGCTACTTTGGTGCTCGGCGCGTCCGTGGGAAACGCGGCCGAGGTGCCAGGGGCAAGATAATCGTATTTGGCTTATTGAAACGAGGTGATAAGGTTTATACTCAAATTATAGAAAAGTGCGATAGAATAACCCTTCACAGCATAATAAAAGACAAAACATCAACAGATAGTATTATTAATTCTGACGGATGGCGTGGATATAATGGCTTGGTAGATTTTGGCTATAAAAAGCATTATCGTGTTCATCATGGTAAGAATGAATTTGCCAGAGGAAATTCTCATATTAACGGCATCGAATCTTTTTGGGGTTATGCTAAAATTAGACTAGTAAAATTTAAAGGAATGAATAAAAAAATGTTTAAATATCATCTTAAAGAATGTGAATTTAGATTTAATAATCGTAAGCAAGATATGTATAAAATCTTACTTGATAATTTTAGAAAAGAGCCGCTTAACTAG
- the clpS gene encoding ATP-dependent Clp protease adapter protein ClpS, producing MEEILTKTAKPKLKKPSRFQVLLLNDDYTEMDFVIEVLKQFFGKNEEVAHAIMIKVHIDGEGVCGVYSHDVAQTKVTQVIDFARQNEQPLMCVIRELDK from the coding sequence ATGGAAGAAATACTCACTAAAACGGCAAAGCCAAAACTCAAAAAACCCAGTCGCTTTCAGGTGTTGTTGTTGAATGATGATTACACGGAAATGGATTTTGTGATTGAAGTGCTGAAACAATTTTTTGGCAAAAATGAAGAGGTGGCACATGCAATTATGATTAAAGTGCATATTGATGGCGAAGGCGTGTGTGGGGTTTATTCGCACGATGTGGCACAAACGAAAGTAACACAAGTAATTGATTTTGCACGCCAAAACGAACAACCACTAATGTGTGTTATTCGAGAATTAGATAAATAG
- a CDS encoding IS3 family transposase IS1302, with protein MSKKRTKYTSAFKTKLVLELLQNESTLAQIASKHNILPQNLANWKKTFLANAEIAMEPSKAVKEYKEALIKSQKQNERLTTLVGKVTVEKEWLSKKLVSLGSSNLKQLVDLKPSLLSVNHQCQLLGVNRSGLYYKSSVNHTKQTIKKHITKVFEQIPIYGEKKVHQQLLEEGCKVSLNTVARYRQELGLKAVLAVKSLHTTIPIKAHKKYSYKLRGLDINQANQVWSTDITYIKIAGGMVYMAAVIDWHSKAVLSHRISNTMDTQLVMGVLNDALDKHPHPEIFNTDQGAQYTSEVHTKRLKDLGVTISMDGKGRATDNICIERFWRSAKCERIYLNEYQSISELVADVDDYIEFYNHRRFHETLEYKKPMNVYQESVELNQKKKKASI; from the coding sequence ATGAGTAAAAAACGAACCAAATACACCTCAGCATTTAAAACAAAATTAGTGCTTGAGTTATTACAAAATGAAAGCACTTTAGCACAGATTGCCAGCAAACACAATATTCTTCCACAGAATTTAGCAAACTGGAAGAAGACCTTCCTTGCCAACGCAGAGATTGCTATGGAACCATCAAAAGCAGTCAAAGAATACAAAGAAGCGCTTATTAAATCACAAAAGCAAAATGAGCGCTTAACTACACTCGTTGGCAAGGTAACTGTAGAAAAGGAGTGGTTATCAAAAAAGCTCGTCAGCTTGGGCTCATCTAATCTCAAACAATTAGTTGACCTCAAGCCATCCTTATTATCGGTTAATCATCAATGTCAATTGTTAGGCGTCAACAGAAGTGGGCTTTATTACAAGTCAAGTGTCAATCACACCAAGCAAACAATTAAAAAACACATTACCAAAGTGTTTGAACAAATACCCATCTATGGTGAAAAAAAAGTTCATCAACAATTACTTGAAGAGGGTTGCAAAGTCAGTTTAAACACCGTTGCACGCTATCGCCAAGAGTTAGGATTAAAGGCAGTATTGGCAGTTAAATCACTCCATACTACAATACCAATCAAAGCACATAAAAAATACAGTTATAAGCTTAGGGGGCTTGATATTAATCAGGCTAATCAAGTGTGGTCTACAGACATCACTTACATCAAGATTGCAGGCGGTATGGTTTATATGGCTGCTGTTATTGACTGGCATTCAAAGGCTGTATTATCACATAGAATATCCAACACTATGGATACACAATTGGTAATGGGTGTATTAAATGATGCACTAGATAAACACCCACATCCAGAGATATTTAATACCGATCAAGGTGCTCAATATACCAGTGAAGTGCATACCAAACGCTTAAAAGATTTAGGCGTTACAATATCAATGGATGGAAAAGGTAGGGCTACAGATAACATTTGCATTGAACGCTTCTGGCGAAGTGCCAAATGTGAAAGAATTTATTTAAACGAGTATCAATCTATTAGTGAGCTAGTCGCTGATGTAGATGATTATATTGAGTTCTATAATCATCGAAGATTCCACGAGACATTGGAATATAAAAAACCAATGAATGTGTATCAAGAAAGTGTAGAATTGAACCAGAAAAAGAAGAAGGCTTCTATATAA
- the glnS gene encoding Glutamine--tRNA ligase, with amino-acid sequence MSDNTTNDKPVINFIRHQINDDLNNNLHEAIQTRFPPEPNGYLHIGHAKSICLNFGLAKDYNGKCNLRFDDTNPAKEDVEFVESIKNDVQWLGFEWDGEIRYSSDYFPKFYQYAIELINKDLAYVCFLNAEETREYRGTLKEAGKNSPYRNTTKTENLDLLAQMKEGKFSEGECVLRAKIDMASKFMCLRDPALYRIRFDKHHQTGNEWRIYPMYDFAHCISDAIEGVTHSLCTLEFQDNRRLYDWMLDNLDDFNQPNRPHQYEFSRLNLEYTVMSKRKLQQLVEDDLVSGWDDPRMPTLSGLRRRGYTAASIRDFTDRIGISKVDSMTDMAILEAAVRDDLNAVAPRTMGVINPIRVIIENYPEDKVETLQAPIHPQNEAMGKREIFFSRELYIDRADFEEVAPNKKFKRLAINKEVRLRNAYVINATTFDTDFNGNVTTVYATYDPETLGKNPADGRKVKGVIHFVEASKALEAEFRLYERLFTLENPGKNDHFEQLLNPESLVTTYGMVEPGMKNAKPEQAYQFEREGYFCRDDKEESKYLVFNKTVGLRDTWNN; translated from the coding sequence ATGAGCGACAACACAACAAACGACAAACCCGTCATTAACTTTATCCGTCATCAAATCAACGATGATTTGAATAACAACTTGCACGAGGCTATCCAAACCCGCTTTCCACCTGAGCCAAATGGCTATTTGCATATTGGTCATGCGAAGTCTATTTGCTTAAATTTCGGCTTGGCTAAGGATTATAACGGTAAATGTAATTTGCGCTTTGACGACACAAACCCCGCTAAGGAAGATGTGGAATTTGTCGAATCAATTAAAAACGATGTGCAGTGGCTGGGCTTTGAATGGGATGGCGAAATTCGTTATAGTTCAGATTATTTTCCAAAATTCTACCAATATGCGATTGAGTTAATTAACAAAGATTTGGCGTATGTGTGTTTTTTAAACGCCGAAGAAACCCGTGAATATCGTGGCACGCTAAAAGAAGCGGGCAAAAACAGCCCATACCGCAACACCACAAAAACAGAAAATTTAGACCTACTTGCACAAATGAAGGAAGGAAAATTTTCCGAAGGCGAGTGCGTTTTGCGTGCCAAAATTGATATGGCATCAAAGTTTATGTGTCTGCGCGACCCTGCCCTTTACCGCATTCGTTTTGACAAACATCATCAAACGGGCAATGAGTGGCGTATTTATCCAATGTATGATTTTGCCCATTGTATTTCTGATGCAATTGAAGGCGTTACCCACTCGCTTTGCACTTTGGAGTTTCAAGATAATCGTCGTTTGTATGATTGGATGTTAGACAATTTGGACGATTTCAACCAACCAAATCGCCCCCACCAATACGAATTTTCACGCCTAAATCTTGAATACACGGTAATGAGCAAACGCAAACTACAGCAATTAGTGGAAGATGATTTGGTTTCTGGCTGGGACGACCCACGGATGCCAACACTTTCAGGTTTGCGTCGTCGGGGTTATACCGCTGCGAGCATTCGTGATTTTACCGATAGAATTGGTATTTCAAAAGTGGATAGTATGACCGATATGGCAATTTTGGAAGCCGCTGTGCGTGATGATTTAAATGCCGTTGCCCCTCGCACAATGGGCGTAATTAATCCCATTAGAGTCATTATTGAGAACTATCCAGAAGACAAAGTGGAAACTTTACAAGCCCCAATTCACCCCCAAAATGAAGCAATGGGCAAACGAGAAATTTTCTTTTCCAGAGAGTTGTATATCGATAGAGCCGACTTTGAAGAGGTAGCACCGAACAAAAAATTCAAACGCCTTGCGATTAATAAAGAAGTGCGTTTGCGTAATGCCTATGTCATTAATGCCACGACTTTTGACACCGATTTTAATGGCAATGTAACCACCGTTTACGCCACTTACGACCCAGAAACTTTAGGTAAAAATCCTGCCGATGGTCGCAAAGTAAAAGGCGTCATTCATTTTGTCGAAGCCAGCAAAGCCCTTGAAGCAGAATTCAGATTATACGAGCGCTTATTTACCTTGGAAAACCCAGGAAAAAATGACCACTTTGAACAATTACTCAACCCAGAATCTTTGGTAACCACTTATGGAATGGTTGAGCCAGGAATGAAAAATGCCAAACCTGAACAAGCCTATCAATTTGAACGAGAGGGGTATTTTTGCCGTGATGACAAAGAGGAAAGCAAGTACTTAGTCTTCAATAAAACCGTTGGCTTGAGAGACACTTGGAATAATTGA
- the pgi gene encoding Glucose-6-phosphate isomerase, whose protein sequence is MEYNKNFYQIHSNDDIFQRIKDERGEIGYYDLPYQDTSDIKNYATTVTQSHIVVLGIGGSSLGARAIYEFLLPSNKYPKDLVFLETVDPLEIKHCLKKLDINDAHFVIISKSGNTIETISLFKYLGTLVEMKGSNCTIVSEAKTGLTQYANDNNIKAFELPENVGGRFSVFSVVGLVPLAMVGVDIDNLLNGCKRVSDSFFEQKEYYEPIISKARFLVENKSRFNINTIFSYSSSLESFNKWYVQLWAESLGKLNINKTRQALTPIALIGPVDQHSFLQLIIDGVRDKTVTFIKIADLKDDTIIPKSNANLGLEYAEGLSFNDLLNKQADATIQSVEDQKDIPCDVVTISTVDEYNIAKLMFSYQLLVSTIGQFLQINTYDQPGVENGKNILASSLQ, encoded by the coding sequence ATGGAATACAATAAAAACTTTTACCAAATTCATTCTAACGATGATATCTTCCAACGCATTAAAGATGAACGGGGTGAAATTGGCTATTATGACCTGCCATATCAAGACACCAGCGATATTAAAAACTATGCTACCACGGTAACACAATCTCATATTGTTGTGCTTGGCATCGGTGGCTCAAGTTTGGGTGCAAGGGCGATTTATGAGTTTTTATTGCCATCAAATAAGTACCCAAAAGATTTGGTTTTTCTGGAAACGGTTGACCCACTTGAAATCAAACATTGTTTAAAGAAACTCGATATTAATGATGCGCATTTTGTTATTATTTCCAAATCGGGTAATACTATCGAAACTATCAGTCTATTTAAGTATTTAGGTACTTTAGTGGAAATGAAGGGCAGTAATTGCACCATCGTTTCTGAGGCAAAGACAGGATTGACTCAATACGCAAATGATAATAATATTAAGGCTTTTGAATTACCTGAAAATGTTGGTGGGCGTTTTTCAGTGTTTAGTGTGGTTGGTTTAGTGCCACTTGCAATGGTGGGTGTGGATATTGATAACTTGTTGAATGGCTGCAAGCGTGTTTCAGATAGTTTTTTCGAACAAAAAGAATACTATGAGCCAATTATTAGTAAGGCAAGATTTTTAGTAGAAAATAAATCACGATTTAATATTAACACTATTTTTTCCTATTCATCCTCACTGGAAAGTTTTAACAAATGGTATGTACAACTCTGGGCAGAAAGCTTGGGTAAACTTAATATTAATAAGACCCGTCAAGCGCTGACCCCCATTGCCTTAATTGGTCCCGTTGATCAGCACAGTTTTTTACAGCTCATCATTGACGGTGTGCGTGATAAAACAGTCACCTTTATTAAAATTGCCGACTTAAAAGATGATACTATTATTCCCAAATCGAACGCCAACTTAGGTTTGGAATATGCTGAAGGATTAAGTTTTAACGACCTGCTCAACAAACAAGCTGATGCCACCATTCAATCTGTTGAGGATCAAAAAGACATTCCCTGTGATGTGGTTACAATCTCTACAGTTGATGAATACAATATTGCCAAATTAATGTTTAGTTACCAACTTTTAGTGTCCACCATTGGACAGTTTTTACAAATTAATACCTATGATCAGCCAGGCGTTGAAAATGGTAAAAATATCCTTGCAAGCAGCCTACAATAA
- the clpA gene encoding ATP-dependent Clp protease ATP-binding subunit ClpA, which translates to MIETTLQQEINTIMVQARNNRLEFVTVEHLLMALFKIDEVVSFLRNKRVNLDELRGELEQYIDSHTPLIALDSEMNIVPTVGFQRVLQRSVYQAQSAQKRTVYAMNILVSIFSEKESFAVYLLKQNDVSRLEVMEAISVQTAESIDENRGYKTDSKSKEKKKSALQTYAINLCEKAKLGKIDPLLGREEEVLRTVQILSRRRKNNPLFVGQAGVGKTAIAQGIAKKIVDGKVPDVLKNASIYSLDVGVLIAGTKYRGDFEKRLKGVLNDLEQIPDAILFIDEIHTIVGAGSVSGGSLDASNLLKPALADGTLKCMGSTTYEEYRKVFEKDHALTRRFQKVDIDEPSVDDTIKILHGLKRHYQDHHKVKYSKAALVSAVELSHRYMNDRRLPDKAIDVIDEVGALQQIRPKSKRKTNIGVGDIEDIVAKLARIPSRQVTNDDKSLLKNLESDLKLGVFGQEAAVESLSTAIKLSRSGLSYEDKPMGSFLFAGPTGVGKTEICKQLARIMGVKLLRFDMSEYMERHSMSKLVGSPPGYVGYDEGGLLTEAVNSNPYAVLLLDEVEKAHPDIFNLLLQVMDNGKLTDANGREVDFRNVILVMTSNIGAQSVGRASIGFNEQDHSLDYEGELKKAFTPEFRNRLSEVIYFNSLNEETIVFVVNKFLFELEAALEEKNVSLIVSETARKWFAKNGYDAKMGARPMSRLIEKEIRKPLADELLFGKLVTGGTVKVGVKKDKITIVIQ; encoded by the coding sequence ATGATTGAAACGACTCTACAACAAGAAATTAACACCATTATGGTGCAGGCGCGCAATAACCGTTTGGAATTTGTAACGGTTGAACATTTATTGATGGCTTTATTTAAAATCGATGAGGTTGTTAGTTTTTTGCGTAATAAACGCGTTAATCTCGATGAACTGCGTGGTGAATTAGAGCAATACATTGACTCGCATACGCCGTTGATTGCACTAGATTCAGAGATGAATATTGTGCCTACTGTTGGCTTTCAAAGGGTGTTACAACGCAGTGTTTATCAAGCGCAATCGGCACAGAAAAGAACGGTTTATGCGATGAATATTTTGGTTAGTATTTTTTCTGAAAAGGAATCATTTGCCGTTTATTTGTTAAAGCAAAATGATGTTTCCCGTCTTGAAGTGATGGAGGCTATTTCGGTGCAAACGGCAGAGAGTATTGATGAAAATCGGGGGTACAAAACGGACTCTAAATCAAAAGAGAAGAAGAAAAGTGCCTTACAAACTTACGCCATTAACCTGTGTGAAAAAGCAAAATTAGGCAAGATTGACCCCCTACTTGGTAGGGAAGAAGAGGTGTTACGCACTGTGCAAATTTTATCCAGACGGCGTAAAAATAACCCACTGTTTGTTGGACAAGCAGGTGTGGGGAAAACGGCGATTGCACAAGGCATTGCCAAGAAAATTGTCGATGGTAAAGTACCTGATGTTTTGAAAAATGCCAGTATTTATTCGTTGGATGTGGGTGTGTTGATTGCAGGCACTAAGTATCGAGGCGATTTTGAAAAGCGTTTAAAAGGTGTGCTGAATGACTTGGAACAAATCCCTGATGCGATTTTATTCATCGATGAAATTCACACGATTGTGGGTGCGGGCAGTGTTTCAGGTGGTTCACTTGATGCGTCGAATCTGCTCAAACCTGCATTGGCGGATGGCACGCTAAAATGTATGGGTTCAACCACTTATGAAGAATATCGTAAAGTGTTTGAAAAGGATCATGCCTTAACACGCCGTTTTCAAAAGGTGGATATTGATGAGCCATCGGTGGACGATACGATTAAGATTTTGCATGGTTTAAAAAGACATTATCAAGACCATCACAAAGTGAAATATTCTAAGGCAGCGTTGGTATCGGCGGTGGAACTTTCACATCGTTATATGAACGACCGTCGCTTGCCTGACAAGGCGATTGATGTGATTGATGAAGTGGGTGCGTTGCAACAAATTCGTCCAAAATCCAAACGCAAAACCAATATTGGTGTGGGCGATATTGAAGACATTGTCGCAAAATTGGCGCGTATTCCATCGCGTCAGGTGACGAATGATGATAAATCTTTGTTGAAAAATTTAGAATCGGATTTAAAGCTCGGTGTGTTTGGGCAAGAAGCGGCTGTTGAGAGTTTATCAACTGCAATAAAATTATCTCGCTCAGGCTTGTCATACGAAGATAAACCAATGGGCTCTTTTCTATTTGCAGGTCCAACAGGTGTGGGTAAAACTGAGATTTGCAAGCAACTTGCCCGTATTATGGGGGTGAAATTATTGCGTTTTGATATGAGTGAATATATGGAACGCCACTCAATGTCAAAATTGGTTGGCTCGCCACCGGGCTATGTTGGCTATGACGAAGGCGGGCTGTTGACCGAAGCGGTGAATAGCAATCCGTATGCCGTTTTGTTGCTCGATGAAGTGGAAAAAGCCCATCCTGATATTTTTAATTTGTTATTGCAAGTGATGGACAACGGCAAACTCACCGATGCCAATGGGCGAGAAGTCGATTTTAGGAATGTGATTTTAGTGATGACTTCTAACATCGGTGCACAAAGTGTTGGGCGTGCATCGATTGGGTTTAATGAGCAAGACCACTCATTAGATTACGAAGGTGAATTGAAGAAAGCTTTCACTCCAGAATTTAGAAATCGTTTGTCGGAAGTGATTTATTTTAATTCGTTGAACGAAGAAACGATTGTCTTTGTGGTTAATAAATTTTTGTTTGAGTTGGAAGCGGCGTTGGAAGAAAAAAATGTGTCGTTAATCGTGTCCGAAACCGCCAGAAAATGGTTTGCTAAAAATGGCTATGATGCCAAAATGGGCGCGCGTCCAATGTCGCGTTTAATTGAAAAAGAAATCCGTAAACCACTCGCTGATGAATTGTTATTCGGAAAATTAGTCACGGGCGGTACGGTTAAAGTCGGCGTTAAAAAAGATAAAATTACCATTGTAATACAATAG